A single region of the Populus nigra chromosome 2, ddPopNigr1.1, whole genome shotgun sequence genome encodes:
- the LOC133682673 gene encoding WD repeat-containing protein PCN-like, whose translation MLGAAYRNSSIEWRPSPVVSLATSADESQVAAAREDGSLEIWLVSPGAVGWHNQLTIHGNPNSRVSSLAWCRAGSKGLPCGRLFSSSIDGSVSEWDLFHLKQKNVLESIGVSIWQMAVAPSSNSAIHTEHKPPHLGNGYLNGRHKGGEESEYSSESEDDSDLDEQREQIVVEDPCLAIACDDGCVRIYTVPESDGLTYNKTLPRVSGRVLSVTWSPDASRIYSGSSDGFIRCWDAKLGNEIYRITAGLGGLGSGPDLCIWSLLALRCGTLVSADSTGAVQFWDSQHGTLLQAHTSHKGDVNALAAAPSHNRVFSAGSDGQVILYKLSSETVESGNDICSSKMLKKWIYVGYVRAHTHDVRALTVAVPISQEDPLADDKIKRIRHKKKPIDFSYSKWAHLGVPMLISAGDDTKLFAYSAQEFTKFSPHDICPAPQRVPIQLALNTVFNQNCLLLVQSSSWLDILCVQTKGGSMTGPGPSRGRATTDILARIKTKGSRKIICSTISNAGVLFAYSDHVKPNLFELKKDVRKSAWTVNKKPLPQKLPYAHSMVFSADSSRLMIAGHDRRIYVVDVSSTELVHTFTPRCEGNDEELPPNEPPITKMFTSCDGQWLSAINCFGDIYVFNLETQRQHWFIARLDGASVTAGGFPPQKNNVLVVTTSSNQVYAFDVEAKQLGEWSTRHTFVLPRRYQEFPGEVIGLSFLPMSSPPSVIIYSARAMCLIDFGMPVDREEDSDLVNGQHSPLKKLQTTTMNGGLKRRLKEYQPETKLRKNFEILAFRDPVLFIGHLSENSILIMDKPWMDVVKTFDAQPVHRHIFGT comes from the exons ATGCTAGGAGCTGCTTATAGGAACAGCTCGATCGAGTGGAGGCCGTCTCCAGTTGTATCCCTAGCCACCAGCGCCGACGAGTCTCAGGTCGCTGCTGCCCGTGAAGACGGCTCACTGGAGATTTGGCTCGTCTCTCCTGGCGCTGTCGGTTGGCACAACCAGCTG ACAATTCACGGGAACCCTAATTCGAGAGTTTCGTCACTTGCGTGGTGTCGTGCTGGCTCGAAAGGATTGCCATGTGGTAGATTGTTTTCGTCTAGCATTGATGGTTCAGTTTCGGAGTGGGATCTTTTTCATTTGAAGCAGAAG AATGTGCTGGAGTCAATTGGGGTCTCAATTTGGCAGATGGCAGTGGCGCCTTCTAGTAATTCAGCTATTCACACAGAGCATAAGCCACCGCACCTTGGAAATGGGTACTTAAATGGTAGACACAAAGGTGGTGAAGAGTCCGAATACAGCAGTGAGAGTGAAGATGATTCAGATTTGGATGAACAACGTGAGCAAATAGTTGTTGAGGATCCATGTCTGGCAATTGCTTGCGATGATGGGTGTGTTCGGATATACACTGTTCCTGAATCAGATGGGTTAACATACAATAAAACGTTGCCCAGGGTCAGTG GGCGTGTTTTAAGTGTGACATGGAGTCCTGATGCGAGTAGAATATATTCAGGCAGTAGTGATGG GTTTATAAGGTGCTGGGATGCTAAGCTGGGTAATGAGATATACCGGATTACAGCTGGGCTTGGTGGTTTGGGTAGCGGACCGGACCTTTGTATTTGGTCTTTACTTGCCCTGAG ATGTGGGACCCTTGTTAGTGCAGACAGTACTGGTGCTGTTCAGTTCTGGGACTCTCAACATGGGACACTTTTGCAGGCGCATACTTCTCACAAGGGTGATGTGAATGCTCTGGCAGCTGCACCTAGTCATAACAGGGTGTTCTCTGCTGGATCTGATGGTCAG GTTATTCTTTATAAGCTTTCTAGTGAGACAGTTGAATCTGGTAATGACATATGTTCTTCTAAGATGTTGAAGAAATGGATCTATGTTGGTTATGTAAGAGCTCATACACATGATGTTAGAGCCTTGACAGTGGCAGTACCCATTAGTCAAGAAG ATCCTTTGgctgatgataaaattaaaagaattcgTCATAAAAAAAAGCCCATTGATTTTAGTTATAGTAAGTGGGCGCATTTGGGAGTTCCTATGCTTATCTCTGCTGGTGATGACACAAAGCTCTTTGCCTATTCTGCTCAGGAATTCACTAAGTTCTCACCCCATGATATCTGCCCAGCACCCCAAAGAGTGCCAATTCAGTTGGCTCTTAATACTGTATTCAACCAGAATTGCTTGCTTCTAGTCCAGTCATCTTCCTGGTTAGATATACTCTGTGTTCAAACAAAAGGTGGATCCATGACTGGTCCTGGTCCATCAAGGGGCCGTGCAACAACTGATATTCTAGCTCGAATTAAGACTAAGGGATCTCGGAAAATTATTTGCAGCACAATTTCTAATGCAGGGGTTCTATTTGCTTACTCAGACCATGTTAAACCCAACCtttttgaattgaagaaggatgTCAGAAAAAGTGCGTGGACTGTTAATAAAAAGCCTCTCCCTCAGAAATTGCCATATGCACATTCCATGGTTTTCAGTGCTGATTCATCTCGATTGATGATAGCAGGGCATGATAGAAGGATATAT GTTGTGGATGTGAGCAGCACAGAGCTAGTGCATACCTTTACACCACGTTGTGAGGGAAATGATGAGGAATTACCACCCAATGAGCCTCCCATAACAAAAATGTTTACTAGTTGTGATGGGCAGTGGTTATCTGCCATCAACTGCTTTGGAgacatatatgtttttaatctgGAGACACAAAG GCAACACTGGTTTATAGCAAGATTGGATGGTGCCTCTGTAACAGCTGGTGGTTTCCCCCCTCAAAAGAACAATGTGCTCGTAGTCACAACCTCTTCAAATCAGGTCTATGCATTTGATGTGGAGGCAAAACAGTTAGGAGAATGGTCAACACGGCATACATTTGTTCTACCAAGGAGATACCAAGAATTTCCTGGGGAGGTCATTGGGCTATCGTTCCTGCCTATGTCAAGCCCTCCTTCTGTTATCATTTATAGTGCCAG GGCAATGTGCTTGATTGACTTTGGGATGCCAGTGGATCGAGAGGAAGATAGTGACTTGGTAAACGGCCAGCATTCTCCACTGAAGAAGTTACAAACTACTACCATGAATGGGGGACTGAAACGTAGGTTGAAAGAATACCAACCAGAGACCAAACTTaggaaaaattttgaaattcttgCTTTCAGAGATCCTGTTTTATTTATTGGCCACCTTTCAGAAAATTCTATCTTGATCATGGACAAACCATGGATGGATGTGGTTAAAACTTTTGATGCCCAACCTGTCCACAGACATATATTTGGGACGTAA